One Pseudorhodoplanes sinuspersici DNA segment encodes these proteins:
- a CDS encoding LemA family protein, translating to MGFYVIGGLVLALAIYLVWIFNRLVRERNLVREGWSGIDVQLRRRTDLVPNLVETVKAYAAHERKLFEDITKIRSDSIAAANIKTQENAERELQGALSRLIALKEAYPDLKADRTFLKLQEQLAEIEDNLQMARRYYNGSVRNLNIMIQSFPNVLIARPLGFKEADFFQIEAGEGATPQVTFDRAAS from the coding sequence ATGGGGTTTTACGTCATTGGCGGGCTGGTCCTCGCCCTCGCGATCTATCTCGTCTGGATTTTCAATCGTCTGGTCCGTGAGCGCAATCTTGTGCGCGAAGGCTGGAGCGGTATCGACGTCCAGTTGCGCCGGCGCACCGATCTTGTGCCCAATCTGGTCGAGACGGTGAAGGCCTATGCCGCGCATGAGCGCAAGCTGTTCGAGGATATTACCAAGATCCGGTCCGACAGCATTGCCGCTGCAAACATCAAGACCCAGGAGAATGCAGAGCGCGAACTGCAAGGCGCGCTTTCGCGCCTGATCGCTCTGAAAGAAGCCTATCCCGATCTCAAGGCCGATCGGACTTTCCTGAAGCTGCAGGAGCAACTCGCCGAAATCGAGGACAATCTGCAGATGGCTCGGCGCTACTACAACGGCAGCGTGCGAAATCTGAACATCATGATCCAGTCCTTTCCCAATGTGCTGATCGCGCGGCCGCTCGGCTTCAAGGAGGCCGACTTCTTCCAGATCGAGGCCGGCGAGGGCGCAACGCCCCAAGTCACTTTTGATCGGGCTGCGTCATGA
- a CDS encoding aldehyde dehydrogenase family protein, translated as MARVFDGQYAGGRVSARRMFKDLNPADGSIWAEVPDCSRAEAAAAIEAAHAAFPEWSSLPFTKRAHYLTKAAEIFEKRKMEIVEALQAEGGGWFGKGMFETGYTTEVFHAAAASTWQPIGEVLPSEYGKISTAVRRPMGVVSVISPWNFPCILSSRGFAFPLAAGNTIVLKPSEETPYCGGLVFAEIFEEAGVPKGVFNVVTCSRDHVQEVGDELIEHPYVKGISFTGSTAVGRQIAAKAGAHLKKCCVELGGKDSLIVCDDADMERAAHAANFGSFMHQGQICMSVEKVLVHEKIFDEFLKKFAERAKKLKVGDPTKSKEHIIGPLINDKQIGKVREQLEDAIAKGAKVVVGGKIEGRFVEPTILTGVTPDMKLYQDETFGPVVPVIPFRTDDEAVQIANDTEYGLSAGVMTRDEARGLAIVNRLDTGNCHINCSSVNDEPHVPFGGFKASGVGKHGGRWSLETFTETRWITLDRGGRPFPPMF; from the coding sequence GGCGCATGCCGCTTTCCCGGAATGGTCGTCGTTGCCGTTCACAAAGCGCGCGCATTATCTGACCAAGGCTGCCGAGATCTTCGAGAAGCGGAAGATGGAGATCGTCGAGGCGCTGCAGGCTGAAGGTGGCGGCTGGTTCGGCAAGGGCATGTTTGAGACCGGCTACACAACCGAAGTCTTTCATGCGGCTGCGGCTTCGACCTGGCAGCCGATCGGTGAGGTGCTGCCGTCGGAATATGGGAAGATCTCCACCGCTGTGCGCCGACCGATGGGTGTCGTCTCGGTCATCAGCCCGTGGAATTTTCCCTGCATCCTGTCGTCGCGCGGTTTCGCGTTTCCGCTGGCCGCTGGCAACACCATTGTGCTCAAGCCATCGGAAGAGACGCCCTATTGCGGCGGACTGGTCTTCGCCGAGATCTTCGAGGAAGCCGGTGTTCCCAAAGGCGTCTTCAATGTCGTCACCTGTTCGCGCGATCACGTGCAGGAGGTCGGCGATGAACTGATCGAGCATCCTTATGTGAAAGGCATTTCCTTCACCGGCTCGACGGCGGTCGGCCGGCAGATCGCCGCCAAGGCCGGCGCACACTTGAAGAAATGCTGTGTCGAACTCGGCGGCAAGGATTCGCTGATCGTCTGCGACGATGCCGACATGGAGCGCGCTGCGCATGCGGCCAATTTCGGCTCTTTCATGCATCAGGGCCAGATCTGCATGTCGGTCGAAAAGGTGCTCGTGCATGAGAAGATCTTCGATGAATTCCTGAAGAAGTTCGCCGAGCGCGCCAAGAAACTCAAGGTTGGTGATCCGACCAAGAGCAAGGAACACATCATCGGTCCGCTCATCAATGACAAGCAGATCGGCAAGGTACGCGAGCAACTTGAGGATGCGATCGCCAAGGGCGCCAAGGTTGTGGTGGGCGGTAAGATCGAAGGCCGCTTCGTCGAACCGACGATTCTCACCGGCGTCACGCCGGACATGAAGCTCTATCAGGACGAGACCTTCGGTCCGGTGGTGCCCGTCATTCCGTTCCGGACGGATGATGAAGCCGTGCAGATCGCCAACGACACGGAATATGGCCTTTCGGCCGGCGTCATGACGCGCGATGAGGCGCGGGGGCTTGCCATCGTCAACCGGCTCGACACAGGCAATTGCCACATCAATTGCTCGTCGGTGAATGACGAGCCGCATGTGCCGTTCGGGGGCTTCAAGGCCTCAGGCGTTGGCAAGCATGGCGGACGCTGGTCGCTGGAGACCTTCACCGAGACACGCTGGATCACGCTCGATCGCGGCGGCCGGCCGTTCCCGCCGATGTTCTGA